The Nitrogeniibacter aestuarii genome has a window encoding:
- a CDS encoding FIST N-terminal domain-containing protein, producing the protein MDSVRIASACEGTTEATVDAVIGQLGQATDCLWIVFCAARFDTELVARQLRAAADGKTQIIGCTTSGEIGPGGFQQDSLVVVALPGGDFVASTTVLRDIDQLETPRWRDRLETAMVYLDTQPLDGPEYGRFAFTLIDGLSMREDAVGHALRAVVGDVPLFGGSAGDDLSFTGTRVIHDGQAHDNAAVVAVVRSRRPFHVFRTQHFERTEVRMVVTGARPAERIVTEINGLPAAEEYLRLTGLDVPANHLDPMAFAAYPVLVRIGKGDHVRSIQKVNADGSLTFYCAIEEGIVLRLARGVDPLENLARSFASLPAEVADAEAIITCDCILRRLEFAQNGTLDSVSHFMRQHRVAGFSDYGELFDGIHLNQTFTGVAIGKSALGDDV; encoded by the coding sequence GTGGATTCAGTCCGCATTGCATCGGCATGCGAGGGGACCACGGAAGCAACGGTGGACGCGGTTATCGGCCAGTTGGGCCAGGCCACCGATTGCCTGTGGATCGTCTTTTGTGCTGCTCGCTTCGACACCGAGCTGGTGGCGCGTCAGCTGCGCGCCGCCGCCGACGGCAAGACTCAGATCATCGGTTGCACCACCTCGGGCGAAATCGGCCCCGGCGGGTTCCAGCAGGACTCCCTCGTGGTTGTCGCGCTGCCGGGTGGGGATTTCGTGGCCAGCACCACCGTGCTCCGCGACATCGACCAGCTCGAAACGCCCCGCTGGCGCGACCGCCTCGAAACGGCGATGGTCTATCTGGACACCCAGCCCCTCGACGGTCCGGAATACGGACGCTTCGCCTTCACCCTGATCGACGGGCTGTCGATGCGTGAAGATGCGGTGGGGCATGCCTTGCGCGCGGTGGTCGGCGACGTCCCGCTGTTCGGCGGCTCTGCCGGCGACGATCTGAGCTTTACCGGCACCCGGGTGATCCACGACGGTCAGGCCCACGACAATGCGGCGGTGGTCGCAGTGGTGCGCAGCCGCCGTCCGTTCCATGTGTTCCGCACCCAGCATTTCGAACGCACGGAAGTGCGCATGGTGGTGACCGGCGCACGACCGGCCGAGCGCATCGTCACCGAGATCAATGGCCTGCCCGCGGCTGAGGAATACCTGCGGCTGACCGGGCTCGATGTGCCCGCAAACCATCTCGACCCGATGGCCTTTGCCGCCTATCCGGTGCTGGTCCGCATCGGCAAGGGCGATCATGTGCGCTCGATCCAGAAGGTCAATGCCGATGGTAGCCTGACCTTCTATTGCGCCATCGAAGAAGGCATCGTGTTGCGTCTGGCACGGGGCGTCGACCCGCTCGAAAACCTCGCCCGGAGCTTTGCCAGCCTGCCGGCGGAGGTGGCCGACGCGGAGGCGATCATCACCTGCGATTGCATTTTGCGGCGGCTCGAATTCGCGCAGAACGGCACGCTCGATTCGGTCTCGCACTTCATGCGCCAGCACCGCGTCGCGGGCTTCTCCGACTATGGCGAGCTGTTTGACGGCATTCATCTGAACCAGACCTTTACCGGCGTTGCGATCGGCAAGAGCGCCCTGGGAGATGATGTGTGA
- the alr gene encoding alanine racemase, which yields MSRPAFAHIDLDALRHNYRVARSRHGGKALAVVKANGYGHGAIRCAHALAPVADGFAVAITEEAVALREAGIEQPILVLEGAFGADDVTLADQHRLWLVVHQDEQIDMLRAHTPRHPIPVWLKMDSGMHRAGFFPHAYADAFARLQTLPSAGPVTLMTHFARADEPDADTTRVQLASFEAATAALPGERSLCNSGAILGWPAAHRQWCRPGIMMYGADPMPTPDADLKAVMTLGSAIIGVRELGVGEPVGYGGRFITGRPTRVGLVAMGYADGYPRTVPDGTPIIVGGQRTRVIGRVSMDMMTVDLTDLPEAGLGTPVECWGPHLNVNVVAQAAGTIAYELLCNVKRVAFSDTASR from the coding sequence GTGAGCCGACCCGCCTTCGCGCACATCGATCTGGACGCCCTGCGCCACAACTACCGCGTTGCACGCAGCCGCCACGGCGGAAAGGCACTGGCGGTGGTCAAGGCCAATGGCTACGGTCACGGCGCCATTCGCTGTGCGCATGCGCTCGCGCCGGTGGCTGACGGCTTTGCGGTGGCCATCACCGAAGAAGCGGTCGCCTTGCGTGAAGCGGGCATCGAGCAGCCGATCCTGGTCCTTGAAGGCGCCTTCGGCGCGGACGATGTGACCCTGGCTGACCAGCACCGCCTGTGGCTTGTCGTCCATCAGGATGAACAGATCGACATGCTGCGGGCGCACACCCCCCGACACCCGATCCCCGTCTGGCTCAAGATGGATAGCGGCATGCATCGGGCCGGTTTCTTCCCGCACGCCTATGCCGACGCATTCGCGCGGCTCCAGACACTGCCATCGGCAGGCCCCGTCACCCTGATGACCCACTTTGCGCGCGCTGACGAGCCCGACGCCGACACCACGCGAGTGCAGCTGGCAAGCTTCGAGGCGGCCACGGCGGCCCTGCCCGGCGAGCGCAGCCTGTGCAATTCGGGCGCCATCCTGGGCTGGCCGGCGGCCCACCGGCAATGGTGTCGACCGGGGATCATGATGTACGGCGCCGACCCCATGCCGACCCCGGATGCCGACCTGAAGGCCGTCATGACCCTGGGCAGCGCGATCATCGGCGTGCGCGAACTGGGCGTGGGCGAACCGGTGGGCTACGGCGGGCGCTTCATCACCGGGCGACCGACCCGCGTCGGCCTGGTGGCCATGGGGTATGCCGACGGCTATCCGCGGACCGTGCCGGACGGCACGCCAATCATCGTGGGCGGGCAGCGCACCCGCGTGATCGGGCGTGTTTCCATGGACATGATGACCGTCGACCTGACCGATCTGCCCGAGGCCGGTCTCGGCACCCCCGTGGAGTGCTGGGGACCGCATCTGAACGTGAATGTCGTGGCGCAGGCCGCCGGCACGATCGCCTACGAGCTGCTGTGCAACGTCAAACGGGTCGCTTTCAGCGACACGGCGTCACGCTGA
- a CDS encoding D-amino acid dehydrogenase, with protein MEAIVLGSGVIGTTTAYFLAKRGVRVTVIDRQSGPALETSFANAGQISPGYTTPWAAPGIPLKALKWLFDRHAPLIVRPDGSLFQLAWMLAMWRECAPERYTLNKSRMMRLAEYSRQTLKSLREAEDLAYEGRTLGTTQLFRSASQVLAAKRDIAVLDRFGVPYTLLARDDIAAAEPALARVGHKLAGALHLPDDETGDCHLFTRALAERAERLGVRFRYNTPIDGIETGGQRVTAVRVGDERLTADRYVTCLGSFSRLMLKTLGLNLPVYPVKGYSITLPIKDAEAAPRSTVLDESYKVAITRFDQRIRVGGMAELSGYNQRLDARRLATLSHVVRDLFPDATDRFETEFWTGMRPMTPDSTPIVGPTSLRNLFTNTGHGTLGWTMACGSGKLVADLMTDHAPDISPDGLALDRYARERPPRRLHVWGNAN; from the coding sequence ATGGAAGCCATCGTGCTCGGCAGTGGAGTGATCGGCACAACCACCGCCTACTTTCTCGCCAAACGGGGCGTCCGCGTGACGGTGATCGACCGCCAGAGCGGACCTGCCCTCGAGACCAGCTTCGCCAATGCCGGCCAGATCTCCCCGGGCTACACCACCCCGTGGGCAGCCCCTGGCATTCCCCTCAAAGCGCTCAAATGGCTCTTCGACCGGCACGCCCCGCTCATCGTCCGACCCGACGGCAGCCTGTTTCAGCTCGCCTGGATGCTGGCCATGTGGCGGGAGTGCGCGCCCGAACGCTATACCCTCAACAAATCGCGCATGATGCGTCTGGCCGAATACAGCCGGCAGACGTTGAAATCCCTGCGCGAAGCCGAGGATCTTGCCTACGAGGGTCGGACACTGGGCACGACCCAGTTGTTCCGCAGCGCATCACAAGTTTTGGCAGCGAAACGCGACATCGCCGTGCTGGACAGATTCGGCGTGCCCTACACCCTGCTGGCTCGCGACGATATCGCCGCCGCGGAGCCCGCGCTGGCCCGTGTCGGCCACAAGCTGGCCGGGGCATTGCACCTGCCTGACGACGAAACCGGCGACTGTCATCTGTTCACCCGCGCACTGGCCGAACGGGCCGAACGGCTCGGGGTCCGCTTCCGCTACAACACCCCGATCGACGGCATCGAAACCGGCGGCCAGCGGGTCACGGCAGTGCGCGTGGGCGATGAGCGCCTCACCGCAGACCGCTACGTGACCTGCCTGGGCAGCTTCAGCCGGCTCATGCTCAAGACGCTGGGACTGAATCTGCCGGTCTATCCGGTCAAGGGCTACTCCATCACACTGCCCATCAAGGATGCCGAGGCCGCGCCACGCTCCACCGTGCTCGACGAGAGCTACAAGGTGGCCATCACCCGGTTCGACCAGCGCATCCGCGTCGGCGGCATGGCCGAGCTGTCGGGTTACAACCAGCGTCTTGACGCCCGCCGGCTCGCCACCCTGAGCCATGTGGTGCGCGATCTGTTTCCCGATGCCACCGACCGCTTCGAGACCGAATTCTGGACCGGCATGCGCCCCATGACACCCGACAGCACCCCCATTGTCGGCCCCACGTCCTTGCGCAATCTGTTCACCAACACCGGGCACGGCACCCTGGGCTGGACGATGGCCTGTGGATCGGGCAAGCTCGTGGCCGACCTGATGACCGACCATGCTCCGGACATCAGCCCTGACGGGCTTGCACTCGATCGCTACGCGCGTGAGCGGCCGCCGCGCCGGTTGCATGTCTGGGGCAACGCAAACTGA